Proteins found in one Sorghum bicolor cultivar BTx623 chromosome 1, Sorghum_bicolor_NCBIv3, whole genome shotgun sequence genomic segment:
- the LOC8054253 gene encoding uncharacterized protein LOC8054253 produces MRRHGGSEASPSIIHTSSIALLQERFRNLQKVKEMREGRALQRVHTTDTDRTGSSSSLSSALSLGLQAANSNEQPRWFLHPDLIRPSRPLRGPAYYHGLGANGVQTSPPPASSWGGMQNSGYRADVDVDTSLHL; encoded by the coding sequence ATGAGAAGGCACGGCGGCAGCGAGGCCTCCCCTTCCATCATCCACACGTCTTCCATAGCTCTCCTCCAAGAGAGGTTCAGAAACCTGCAGAAGGTGAAGGAGATGAGAGAAGGAAGGGCGTTGCAGAGGGTGCACACTACTGATACCGACCGCACCGGTTCGTCGTCGTCCCTGTCGTCGGCTCTCAGCCTTGGTCTCCAAGCCGCCAACAGCAACGAGCAGCCGAGGTGGTTCTTGCACCCGGACTTGATCCGTCCGTCTAGGCCGCTGCGCGGACCTGCGTACTACCATGGGCTTGGCGCCAACGGTGTCCAGACGTCGCCGCCACCGGCGAGCTCATGGGGAGGAATGCAGAATTCAGGCTATAGGGCTGATGTAGATGTCGATACCTCGCTTCATCTGTAA